The following are encoded together in the Ictidomys tridecemlineatus isolate mIctTri1 chromosome X, mIctTri1.hap1, whole genome shotgun sequence genome:
- the Cysltr1 gene encoding cysteinyl leukotriene receptor 1 has protein sequence MDGAGNLTVSSSSNNTCHDTIDDFRNQVYSTLYSMISVVGFFGNGFVLYVLIKTYHEKSAFQVYMINLAVADLLCVCTLPLRVVYYVHKGIWLFGDFLCRLSTYALYVNLYCSIFFMTAMSFFRCVAIVFPVQNINLVTQKKARFVCVGIWIFVILTSSPFLMAKSYKDEKNNTKCFEPPQDNQAKNHVLILHYVSLFIGFIIPFVIIIVCYTMIILTLLKNSMKKNLSSRKKAIGMIIVVTAAFLISFMPYHIQRTIHLHFLHNETKPCDSVLRMQKSVVVTLSLAASNCCFDPLLYFFSGGNFRRRLSTFRKHSLSSMTYVPKKKASFPEKGKEICKEEFKPISSVNQ, from the coding sequence atggatggagctggaaatcTGACAGTATCTTCTTCCAGTAATAACACGTGCCATGACACTATTGATGACTTCCGCAATCAAGTGTATTCCACCTTATACTCTATGATCTCTGTTGTGGGTTTCTTTGGCAATGGCTTTGTGCTCTACGTCCTCATAAAAACATATCATGAGAAATCAGCCTTTCAAGTATATATGATTAACTTAGCTGTAGCAGATCTCCTCTGTGTGTGCACATTGCCTCTCCGTGTGGTCTATTATGTTCACAAAGGCATTTGGCTCTTCGGAGACTTTTTGTGCCGCCTCAGCACCTATGCCCTATATGTTAACCTCTACTGTAGCATCTTCTTTATGACAGCCATGAGCTTTTTCCGATGTGTTGCAATTGTTTTCCCAGTCCAAAACATTAATTTGGTTACACAGAAAAAAGCCAGGTTTGTGTGTGTTGGCATttggatttttgttattttaactaGTTCTCCATTTTTAATGGCCAAATcttacaaagatgaaaaaaacaacacaaagtgTTTTGAGCCTCCTCAGGACAATCAGGCCAAAAATCATGTTTTGATTTTGCATTATGTGTCATTATTCATTGGCTTCATCATCCCTTTTGTTATTATAATTGTCTGCTACACGATGATCATTTTGACCTTACTAAAAAATTCTATGAAGAAAAATTTGTCAAGTCGTAAAAAGGCTATAGGAATGATCATAGTTGTGACAGCTGCCTTTTTAATCAGCTTCATGCCATATCATATTCAACGCACAATCCACCTTCATTTTTTACACAATGAAACTAAACCCTGTGATTCTGTCCTTCGAATGCAGAAGTCAGTGGTTGTAACCTTGTCTCTAGCTGCATCAAATTGTTGCTTTGACCCTCTTCTATATTTCTTTTCAGGGGGGAACTTTAGGAGAAGGCTCTCTACATTTAGAAAACATTCTTTGTCCAGCATGACTTATGTACCCAAGAAGAAGGCCTCCtttccagaaaaaggaaaagaaatatgtaaAGAAGAATTTAAACCCATATCCAGTGTAAACCAATGA